The following proteins are encoded in a genomic region of Desulfosporosinus youngiae DSM 17734:
- a CDS encoding cell wall-binding repeat-containing protein, with product MRNFKKVMSVFLVSVMLLSILPLNSLAQASNLSLSDAAMSDKDGPVSTSNSLEQGSSNLETSDPAVSETDISETTANSLAPGEGNPNAREQLIAALAEQYGSENSEAMFDSMVSMGIVDEKGNRLTYKIEMDGKLYTLDQMREIVNAPGVDLTKEVKVDDKVVMLAFISQLINFEKYLQFVEDNFLKNQVTVTDEHLKMLADLENQLNIEGISLVEGTSENAVISDTDPDAVVEYSLGAISANNTVDITYTLTGGGADARVTFSQECLSGVLDADAITTTSAAITLTSGSPTESVTLNLPGVENILWKGGADLCYVRLHALQGGLFANGKSSQLVPVKMNSNFNFTAFKGANVLLNPVPNNNLDGWKVDKGRWHNGTYGGEIKGNANSTVTAWQDVQLSADGISLAANGELKVGARGTFWGQASSTMTASLLVYFYDRQPSQSEYLDIGYLALKQVYDKDYQVGAHNETLSFSGYTVPINTTHMRLVAQNNNSLTLGPSMRNFSLTVTDTVAPKVKAISSPAKTFKAGEQVPIVVTFSEPVVQNSGLTLTMKDANNKIYTATSQATGLISTKVTFRYDIQPQTPITLWPVSISAGVKDTSDNLSAAYNFPIDGGTGKTIPLATTFAYNELDSLLDLTLKHADGTELTGAYLPEETKGQLEIELFQSNVPTIDQSTVGAKQNEWLINHTTVDPEDGQKFTVDRLFASYDNGVNKIPLYITDATDKLTAEFDLPSRDTVFKMRLFMATGELDEESKPIFRPIFENGYSANFSIGALTLVEAKDMTINYPESYPSGRDKVLNLGDSETVKLTYTYSGDATYQKPEDFKWVSSDPAIATISASTGEITPVGVGKVTFNLVAMNGTNDGTKDVSIQSAEFTVQASLDKPSLSVSKFITTQKGVPVQVMWSTNVIYMNQQAEPQKDTTFNVELYEGSYSSIADLMGKTPTYTATSGVNASSFTIPGDQLTQLSIGAQPAYTVKISTDNPNVSGDTVAAVGNIIVTSPPAQVKIDRPASYYILDTANQLTVNWQSMNVNTASGYDFEFEVTKNGASVTESQEPSGSYTLNLADVTGKLKDVYTVTAKIKNTGDEAYSYDSFVLNVYDAQAMKIWVDKQDPSSSITLDNSGRISAMTSAEIVALERNIALTNQLSINYGDYSYGSVSDQIEWKSSDSKVGSINYSQGGVYKNIENYASPSYMPTTNFILAGLKDGTTTIDATHKLSRMTDTLGVTVKTLKDKLYLFQAMPLAVTEFSYTNGDGTEKTISSDNQGAVAIYEPKGIKSDVKLKSTVGDSIYLGTIYHNTLLSGENDGSKGQFYPINNFVLRKAAQLDLNFKNPDGTPYTGTVTLRGGVYKNGNYCEDSEISDQADAWKRTITINPDNGAYRQVFDITRFWSAAGGENSTSSVNASDKIDYIFEFHFGNDDYQPQIRKFSGNLSGADVLRFGESVVNLVSIAAEDKDKPFFAAQYLDRYKKSGRLDYIKNATGNLGLNAQTPKVRIDTQALWWGEPLENKQVSISLINEKGSVLAGQNFKTFQYPFATMLVTENQLVIDQSNIWVDEKGRGKLTVKLFNADGTLYNSTLQPYSIRNMLNVENVSQSQDINQKFQEELQKSIKAGSSFDAKDKFTQRALDYASNIKFGNDNFSLMLAPTSDPTVFNGLLQLKAGDDVMDMGPEEDEFSLMLDDDEVESAVKSGYAKARELAGNLKDDLESLQEDAQDSSVNYQVGGYFSCQVRYNFETTTWEIRPIGGGIKAGIGFNYSTTNNVLIGGIVPATFELALGAAVRLEFDAHMLYEPVSFGGIDYSWQADKENVTDYLTNLRIKAYIYAFGGLGFDATIVALKIGVFGQLTLENENKFLNRNYLDAAIADLPAGHNQTEKALSGSRLNLQGKIGIKFVAKLLLISYKKTLASASFEKEWTYRNWNKIEAYWKETTGDMLTEDNMSLATRLYAAATGQDLVVITKAPELESREYLKEYTRVWGSPSGMMRALSLDTENLAPNTLQTNAYPYANPLLASDGSMFVYLSDNNSSNVWDTTANYALKHDGSYVDQGKINPSVESFGDSQLSFAGNGSLAISAWVRLADKLEKNGDQELSTAEIAMMTNNTEIFTSIYKAGSWTTERLTNNSTPDMAPVVATNGRQALAVWRSVYAGDAANPTDFSSKDTLVYRIYDGRNWSETKSLYNGVSGSVVGLEAAMMSDGTSAVAYIIDPSEAREANSYEIVYGVLDEGGAIVKNVRLTNDDTPDENPQLTVAKIGDEERFMLGWYKMEGENSDIRLATFSEDGSPKEDFVDSLKAVSSGNTIGSNFKFVNTSQTNNDFKNLSLLWVEPNSQGSDSLKAIKFMQESVDGTNLTLTSAAVDVAEMPEKTVIDSFDAYVSNAANDEVKVIILGTEAKDGEFDTETDTDEDGNTVEIQVPKTESKMFTATQAYQNKAQITAAEFDYTGIKSGFSLPIAFTVQNQGKEVMTSVTLDYRDGDGTESKTFDQLTVLTGTSKTLIVNYSVPVNIADLSYSGTASFGDSPIILTGNGTLPLAVADVGFTKIDTVKEQDGQRQFAVSLYNSSDYKLKTSGKQVKLAIYDNSAYTSGTEVAPIVSISAPDQLSLIDNGAYTANLSFDLKSYLAGQGKDEIPANGVTLYVKAWIVDSSDKELPEFVGENNFSTLVCDNLVKRNGGNPIKVDVKQSNSETKTTAVLTLQNLAMKAVTNGNVAVNLLDEGGNIISTQYLSNTAEGLVALDSEAVINKTFVFDTLGADVEAYYFNAAADSMNADLLVLGATGLGVNFDKDTTTYDNLSANGLKSTNLTAISANPKAKVVLMDASNTVLAEETGAVAYTLPLAAGSNTFEVTVEPDGAGALPKTYSLTVANAAPASGSVTLSASEPGPRGWWNSSSVPVTLTATGLTNFTPTKVEYKVDNGDWMSKAYTSSPIDVTNITTEGTHFISAKLQDANDYKLTASSLTVKVDRTAPIFRADKTSAALAGDTLTVSAEVTDALSGIHSVVMTSGGTTYPMQKQGDTDTYTADITANIIGVITIVATDLAGNTAQISTGSSNPGGSSGGGGSHTPKPTNPTTPTSTTVTGSVIDGRTGAQVSNVAVTVTTDSEGNVTISMNAVQVLILKQPDGTTSPFSDFSKVAITTATGSPATISADGTIQVQNLAKGTDNHFIISYYLGNGQRITLGTMDINMDSNGNVQLTTTLIDPYGIITDSATGAVITGADVTLYYADTERNKAAGKIPDSLVELPIIEGFEPNDNKNPQISDLSGAYGFMVFPTSDYYIVATKDGYDQFRSPTIPVEQDIVKLDFKMNQPRVGVTRLAGLTKVDTALEIAKASYTGKISNVILATADNFPDALAGSVLGYKLNAPILLVGSSEEDHTKVITYLKDYLDPQGTVNILGGRAAVSAAVEGKILASGFSQIKRLGGFDQYETALKIANELDLLTGTPVVLAYGENYPDALSISSAAAAMQYPILLVGKDGISEGVKEKIAELKPIRVYIIGGQAVVGRAVEDQVSELIPLGKSAIVRLSGVDRYETSSAVANYFKLAGRTISVATGENFPDALAGSAYAANFNAPIILVDDKLSETILNYLETKKMTGATIFGGEFVISKAVEQQLEQLLGK from the coding sequence GTGAGAAATTTCAAAAAAGTAATGTCTGTTTTCTTGGTAAGCGTCATGTTGCTTTCTATATTGCCACTAAATTCACTTGCTCAGGCATCTAATCTAAGCTTAAGTGACGCTGCAATGTCTGACAAAGACGGGCCTGTAAGCACTTCAAATTCCTTGGAACAGGGGAGTTCTAATCTAGAGACCAGTGATCCGGCAGTGTCTGAAACAGACATCTCTGAGACTACCGCAAATTCACTTGCCCCAGGGGAAGGTAACCCAAACGCAAGAGAGCAGCTTATTGCCGCTCTAGCGGAGCAATACGGCTCCGAAAACTCCGAAGCTATGTTTGACTCAATGGTTTCCATGGGTATCGTTGATGAAAAGGGCAACCGTCTTACCTACAAAATCGAGATGGACGGCAAGCTCTACACTTTGGACCAAATGCGGGAGATTGTCAATGCTCCCGGCGTTGACCTAACTAAGGAGGTTAAAGTCGATGACAAAGTGGTCATGCTGGCTTTTATCTCTCAGTTAATTAACTTTGAAAAGTACCTGCAATTTGTTGAGGACAATTTTCTCAAGAATCAGGTAACGGTAACGGATGAGCATTTAAAAATGTTGGCAGACCTTGAGAATCAGCTTAATATCGAAGGTATAAGCCTTGTAGAGGGTACTTCTGAAAACGCCGTAATCTCGGATACTGATCCGGATGCAGTAGTCGAGTATAGTCTGGGTGCTATCTCCGCAAACAACACGGTGGACATAACTTACACCTTGACAGGGGGCGGAGCGGATGCTCGTGTCACCTTTTCTCAGGAATGTTTGTCGGGAGTTCTGGATGCTGATGCTATAACGACAACCTCAGCAGCTATAACCCTGACTTCCGGTAGTCCAACAGAATCGGTTACCCTTAATTTGCCTGGTGTTGAAAATATACTCTGGAAGGGTGGAGCTGACCTATGTTATGTACGCTTACATGCCCTGCAGGGTGGTCTGTTTGCGAACGGGAAATCTAGCCAGCTTGTTCCTGTAAAAATGAATAGTAATTTTAATTTTACCGCCTTCAAAGGTGCAAATGTGTTACTAAACCCGGTCCCCAATAACAATTTAGATGGTTGGAAAGTGGACAAGGGTCGTTGGCATAACGGTACTTATGGCGGCGAGATCAAAGGTAACGCAAATAGTACAGTAACTGCATGGCAAGACGTGCAACTGAGTGCAGACGGTATTAGCCTCGCTGCAAACGGGGAACTGAAGGTTGGCGCCAGAGGAACCTTTTGGGGACAGGCAAGCTCAACAATGACGGCGTCTCTATTAGTTTACTTTTACGACAGGCAACCGAGTCAGTCAGAGTACTTGGATATAGGTTACCTTGCTCTTAAACAGGTCTATGATAAGGATTACCAGGTTGGCGCACATAACGAGACGCTATCTTTTTCGGGTTATACAGTGCCTATTAATACTACACATATGAGATTGGTGGCGCAAAATAACAACTCTCTTACACTGGGGCCTTCAATGCGAAATTTTTCACTGACGGTCACAGATACTGTGGCACCCAAAGTGAAAGCTATAAGTTCCCCTGCTAAAACATTCAAAGCAGGAGAACAGGTGCCAATCGTAGTCACCTTCAGCGAACCGGTTGTGCAGAACAGCGGGCTTACGTTAACCATGAAAGACGCTAATAACAAAATATACACCGCTACAAGCCAAGCCACAGGGCTCATAAGCACCAAAGTAACTTTTAGGTATGATATACAGCCTCAGACCCCGATAACCCTCTGGCCTGTCAGTATTTCGGCAGGGGTCAAGGACACTTCTGACAACCTAAGTGCGGCTTATAATTTCCCAATCGATGGGGGTACTGGTAAAACTATTCCCCTGGCAACGACCTTTGCCTATAACGAGTTAGACAGTTTGCTGGACTTGACCCTAAAACATGCAGATGGCACTGAACTAACCGGGGCTTACTTGCCAGAGGAGACCAAAGGCCAATTGGAAATTGAGTTGTTCCAAAGCAATGTGCCAACCATCGATCAGTCTACCGTGGGGGCCAAGCAAAATGAGTGGCTGATTAACCATACTACTGTTGATCCAGAAGATGGTCAAAAATTCACGGTTGACCGACTTTTTGCCTCCTATGACAACGGAGTAAACAAAATACCCCTCTATATTACAGATGCTACAGATAAACTGACTGCCGAATTTGACTTGCCTTCGAGGGATACAGTCTTCAAAATGAGGCTCTTCATGGCTACCGGAGAATTGGATGAGGAATCGAAACCAATTTTTCGCCCGATTTTTGAAAACGGATACAGTGCCAATTTCAGTATCGGTGCTTTGACATTAGTCGAGGCAAAGGACATGACGATTAACTATCCGGAGTCTTATCCTTCAGGGAGGGATAAGGTGCTCAATTTAGGGGATTCAGAAACAGTTAAGCTTACGTATACCTATAGTGGAGACGCCACCTATCAAAAACCTGAAGATTTCAAATGGGTATCTTCTGATCCCGCGATTGCGACTATTTCAGCCAGCACAGGCGAGATTACGCCGGTGGGTGTTGGCAAGGTTACGTTTAATCTAGTAGCCATGAATGGCACAAACGATGGGACAAAGGATGTAAGTATTCAATCAGCCGAATTTACGGTTCAAGCATCCCTTGATAAGCCCTCCCTGAGCGTGAGCAAGTTTATCACGACCCAAAAGGGTGTGCCGGTGCAAGTTATGTGGAGCACCAATGTAATCTACATGAACCAACAGGCCGAGCCTCAAAAAGATACAACGTTTAACGTGGAGCTTTATGAGGGCAGCTACTCAAGTATAGCTGATTTGATGGGTAAAACACCCACCTATACGGCAACCAGCGGGGTAAATGCCAGCTCCTTTACCATTCCCGGGGATCAACTGACCCAGCTTTCCATCGGCGCCCAACCTGCCTATACCGTAAAAATAAGCACGGATAATCCCAACGTTTCCGGCGATACGGTGGCAGCAGTGGGGAACATTATCGTTACTTCCCCTCCGGCCCAGGTTAAGATTGACCGCCCTGCCAGCTACTATATCCTAGATACGGCCAATCAACTCACTGTAAACTGGCAGTCCATGAACGTAAACACCGCCAGCGGCTATGATTTCGAGTTTGAAGTGACCAAAAATGGGGCTTCAGTGACCGAAAGCCAAGAACCCAGCGGCAGCTATACCCTTAATTTGGCGGATGTTACCGGTAAATTAAAGGACGTGTATACAGTCACAGCCAAAATCAAAAACACAGGGGACGAGGCTTACAGCTATGACTCCTTTGTCCTCAATGTCTATGACGCTCAGGCCATGAAAATTTGGGTGGATAAACAAGACCCGTCTTCCAGCATTACCCTGGATAATTCCGGACGTATTTCGGCCATGACCAGTGCGGAAATAGTTGCCTTAGAAAGAAACATTGCTTTGACTAATCAACTGAGTATTAACTATGGTGACTATTCCTATGGTTCTGTCAGCGACCAAATTGAATGGAAATCCAGTGACTCCAAAGTTGGCAGCATTAATTATTCACAAGGTGGCGTCTATAAGAACATTGAAAATTACGCTTCCCCATCCTACATGCCGACGACCAACTTTATCCTGGCCGGTTTAAAGGATGGCACAACCACAATTGATGCTACTCATAAGTTGTCCAGAATGACCGACACCTTAGGAGTCACAGTCAAGACCTTGAAGGACAAGCTGTATCTCTTCCAAGCCATGCCCTTGGCTGTAACTGAATTTAGTTACACCAACGGAGACGGTACAGAGAAAACCATATCCAGCGATAATCAAGGTGCTGTCGCTATTTATGAACCGAAGGGTATTAAAAGCGACGTAAAGCTCAAAAGTACCGTGGGTGACAGTATCTATCTGGGAACGATCTATCATAACACCCTGTTGTCCGGTGAAAATGACGGCTCCAAGGGACAATTTTATCCCATCAATAACTTTGTGCTCCGGAAAGCCGCCCAGCTGGACTTGAACTTCAAAAATCCTGATGGTACACCCTACACAGGGACGGTTACCCTCCGCGGCGGCGTCTATAAAAACGGAAATTACTGTGAAGACAGTGAAATTTCTGATCAGGCTGACGCTTGGAAAAGAACCATCACCATCAACCCGGACAACGGTGCTTATCGACAAGTCTTTGATATTACCCGCTTTTGGTCAGCTGCTGGAGGGGAAAACAGCACTTCCAGCGTAAATGCCAGCGACAAAATTGACTATATCTTTGAGTTTCACTTCGGCAACGATGATTACCAGCCCCAAATCAGGAAGTTTTCCGGCAACTTATCCGGTGCCGATGTACTGCGCTTTGGTGAAAGCGTTGTAAATCTGGTTTCGATTGCTGCAGAGGATAAGGATAAACCCTTTTTCGCTGCCCAGTATTTAGACCGCTACAAGAAAAGCGGACGTCTTGACTATATAAAAAATGCGACAGGAAACCTGGGATTGAATGCCCAAACACCTAAGGTCAGAATTGATACCCAAGCACTTTGGTGGGGAGAACCCCTGGAGAACAAACAGGTCTCAATCTCCCTGATCAATGAAAAAGGTTCCGTCCTTGCCGGACAGAATTTCAAAACCTTCCAATACCCCTTTGCAACCATGCTGGTAACTGAGAACCAATTGGTCATTGATCAAAGTAATATTTGGGTGGATGAAAAGGGCAGGGGGAAACTTACCGTTAAGCTCTTCAACGCAGATGGAACCCTGTATAATTCCACGTTGCAACCTTATTCGATTCGCAATATGCTGAACGTGGAAAATGTCTCCCAAAGCCAGGATATTAACCAAAAGTTTCAAGAGGAGCTCCAAAAAAGCATCAAAGCCGGTTCTTCCTTTGATGCCAAGGACAAATTCACCCAACGTGCCCTCGACTATGCCAGCAACATCAAGTTTGGCAACGACAACTTTTCCTTAATGCTGGCACCCACCTCAGATCCTACCGTCTTTAACGGACTCTTGCAGCTCAAGGCAGGAGACGATGTCATGGATATGGGCCCGGAAGAGGACGAGTTTTCGCTGATGCTGGATGATGACGAGGTGGAGAGCGCTGTCAAATCCGGCTACGCTAAGGCCCGTGAATTGGCCGGCAATCTGAAGGATGATCTTGAGAGTTTACAGGAAGATGCCCAGGATAGTTCGGTCAACTACCAAGTAGGCGGCTACTTCAGCTGCCAAGTTCGTTACAATTTTGAAACGACAACATGGGAAATACGTCCCATTGGCGGCGGGATCAAAGCGGGCATTGGCTTCAATTACTCAACGACTAACAATGTCTTGATTGGCGGCATTGTTCCTGCCACCTTTGAACTTGCCCTGGGTGCTGCCGTGCGTTTGGAGTTTGATGCCCATATGCTCTATGAACCTGTTTCCTTTGGAGGCATTGACTACTCATGGCAAGCAGACAAAGAAAATGTCACAGATTATTTGACCAATCTCAGAATTAAGGCCTATATCTATGCCTTTGGCGGCTTGGGCTTTGATGCTACGATTGTGGCGCTGAAAATTGGCGTGTTTGGTCAATTAACCCTGGAAAATGAAAATAAGTTCCTTAACCGTAACTATCTAGATGCGGCTATAGCCGATCTGCCGGCAGGTCATAACCAAACAGAAAAGGCCTTATCCGGTTCCAGGCTTAATCTGCAGGGGAAGATCGGAATTAAGTTTGTAGCCAAATTACTGTTGATTTCCTATAAGAAAACCTTAGCCTCAGCCAGCTTCGAAAAAGAATGGACCTATCGCAACTGGAACAAAATTGAGGCCTATTGGAAAGAGACTACGGGAGACATGCTGACGGAGGATAATATGAGTCTGGCGACACGTTTATATGCCGCAGCAACAGGACAGGATTTGGTGGTTATTACTAAGGCACCTGAGCTGGAGAGTCGGGAGTATCTTAAGGAGTATACTCGTGTTTGGGGATCACCCAGTGGAATGATGCGAGCCTTGTCACTGGATACCGAGAATCTTGCCCCCAACACACTCCAGACAAATGCCTATCCTTATGCCAATCCACTGCTGGCCAGTGATGGATCGATGTTTGTGTATTTATCCGATAACAATAGTTCAAATGTTTGGGATACCACCGCAAACTATGCCCTTAAGCATGACGGCAGCTATGTTGACCAAGGCAAGATCAACCCATCTGTAGAAAGCTTTGGTGATTCCCAGTTGTCCTTTGCCGGTAATGGTAGTCTGGCTATATCTGCCTGGGTAAGGTTAGCAGATAAGCTGGAGAAAAACGGCGATCAAGAACTCAGCACTGCCGAAATAGCCATGATGACAAACAACACAGAGATTTTTACCAGTATTTATAAGGCCGGTTCATGGACGACGGAAAGACTGACCAACAATAGCACCCCGGACATGGCTCCGGTGGTTGCCACAAACGGCAGGCAGGCGCTTGCTGTCTGGCGGAGTGTCTATGCCGGCGATGCTGCCAATCCCACGGATTTCAGCAGCAAAGACACCCTGGTTTACCGTATTTATGACGGAAGAAACTGGAGTGAAACCAAGTCGCTTTACAACGGTGTGTCAGGGAGTGTCGTAGGTTTAGAAGCAGCTATGATGTCTGACGGAACCTCAGCTGTTGCTTACATTATTGATCCAAGTGAGGCCAGAGAAGCTAATAGCTACGAAATTGTCTATGGAGTGCTTGATGAGGGCGGTGCTATCGTCAAGAATGTTCGTTTGACTAACGATGACACACCTGATGAAAATCCTCAGCTAACCGTTGCTAAAATCGGAGATGAGGAACGATTCATGCTTGGCTGGTACAAAATGGAGGGAGAAAACTCCGATATTCGCCTGGCAACCTTTAGCGAGGACGGCAGTCCTAAAGAAGATTTTGTGGACAGCTTGAAGGCAGTGTCCAGCGGTAACACGATTGGCAGCAACTTTAAGTTCGTTAACACCAGTCAAACAAATAATGACTTTAAGAACCTTTCCCTTCTATGGGTTGAACCTAATTCTCAGGGAAGTGACTCTTTAAAGGCTATCAAATTTATGCAGGAATCAGTAGACGGAACAAACCTCACTTTGACCTCAGCAGCCGTCGACGTTGCAGAGATGCCGGAGAAAACCGTCATCGACAGCTTCGATGCCTATGTTTCAAATGCTGCCAACGACGAAGTCAAGGTGATCATTTTAGGGACTGAAGCGAAAGATGGGGAATTTGACACGGAAACGGATACCGACGAGGATGGAAATACCGTTGAAATTCAGGTGCCCAAGACAGAAAGCAAGATGTTCACGGCAACCCAAGCCTATCAGAATAAAGCCCAGATAACAGCGGCAGAGTTTGACTATACTGGAATTAAGTCAGGTTTTAGCTTGCCCATCGCCTTTACAGTGCAAAATCAAGGCAAAGAGGTGATGACCAGCGTCACCCTAGACTATAGGGATGGCGACGGCACAGAAAGTAAAACCTTTGATCAGCTGACAGTTTTAACCGGCACAAGCAAAACCTTGATTGTCAATTACAGTGTGCCTGTCAACATAGCCGATTTATCCTACAGCGGTACAGCAAGCTTTGGTGATTCGCCGATCATTCTGACCGGCAATGGGACTTTGCCTTTGGCAGTGGCCGATGTGGGCTTTACTAAGATTGATACCGTTAAAGAGCAGGATGGTCAGCGTCAGTTTGCCGTGAGTCTGTACAACAGCAGTGACTATAAGCTCAAGACCAGCGGCAAACAAGTAAAACTGGCAATCTACGATAATTCAGCCTATACCTCAGGGACCGAGGTGGCTCCGATTGTGAGCATTTCCGCTCCTGACCAATTATCCCTCATTGACAACGGCGCCTATACGGCCAATCTAAGCTTTGATCTCAAGTCCTATCTAGCAGGTCAAGGAAAAGACGAAATCCCGGCTAACGGTGTCACCCTGTATGTCAAGGCTTGGATTGTCGACAGCTCAGACAAAGAGCTCCCGGAGTTTGTGGGTGAAAACAATTTCAGCACCCTGGTTTGTGACAATCTGGTCAAGCGTAACGGCGGAAACCCCATAAAGGTTGACGTTAAACAGTCAAATTCTGAGACAAAAACCACAGCAGTACTGACTCTGCAAAATTTAGCCATGAAAGCAGTAACTAATGGTAATGTAGCTGTTAACCTTCTGGACGAAGGCGGAAATATTATCTCAACCCAATATCTGTCAAATACGGCGGAGGGGCTTGTTGCTTTAGACAGCGAGGCAGTCATCAATAAAACCTTTGTGTTTGACACTTTGGGTGCGGATGTGGAAGCCTACTATTTTAACGCTGCAGCGGACTCCATGAACGCAGACCTGCTGGTTTTGGGTGCTACCGGTTTGGGAGTAAACTTTGACAAGGATACTACAACCTATGATAATCTAAGCGCCAATGGTTTAAAATCCACCAACCTAACTGCGATTTCCGCAAACCCAAAGGCTAAAGTGGTGCTTATGGATGCCAGTAACACTGTCCTCGCTGAGGAAACAGGTGCTGTGGCCTATACCCTGCCACTGGCAGCCGGCAGCAACACTTTTGAGGTGACAGTTGAGCCGGACGGTGCAGGAGCACTGCCGAAAACTTACTCTCTGACGGTTGCCAATGCAGCTCCAGCCAGCGGAAGTGTGACACTCTCTGCTTCAGAGCCTGGCCCAAGAGGGTGGTGGAATAGCAGCTCGGTACCTGTCACCTTGACAGCCACTGGCCTGACTAACTTCACTCCAACAAAAGTGGAATACAAAGTGGATAATGGGGATTGGATGAGCAAAGCCTATACAAGCAGCCCTATTGATGTAACAAACATCACAACTGAGGGCACTCATTTCATCAGTGCCAAACTTCAAGATGCCAATGATTACAAATTGACAGCCAGCAGTTTGACCGTAAAAGTGGACAGAACAGCACCTATTTTTAGGGCAGACAAAACGTCAGCAGCTCTGGCAGGAGATACACTGACTGTATCTGCTGAGGTGACCGATGCTTTAAGCGGCATTCACAGCGTGGTGATGACAAGTGGCGGTACAACATACCCGATGCAAAAACAAGGGGATACAGATACCTATACTGCTGACATTACGGCAAATATCATTGGTGTTATCACCATTGTGGCAACTGATCTCGCAGGAAATACTGCCCAGATTTCCACTGGCTCGAGTAATCCTGGTGGATCGTCAGGCGGAGGGGGCTCACATACCCCGAAGCCAACAAACCCGACGACCCCAACATCCACGACTGTTACAGGCAGTGTCATTGACGGTAGAACAGGCGCTCAGGTTTCCAATGTCGCAGTTACCGTAACGACGGATAGTGAGGGCAATGTTACGATTTCCATGAATGCTGTGCAGGTATTAATCCTAAAACAACCCGACGGAACAACAAGCCCATTCAGTGATTTCTCTAAAGTGGCTATCACAACGGCAACAGGTTCTCCGGCCACAATTTCTGCCGATGGAACCATCCAGGTACAGAACTTGGCTAAAGGAACCGATAATCATTTTATTATCTCCTATTATTTGGGCAACGGACAAAGGATTACTCTGGGAACCATGGACATTAATATGGACAGCAATGGAAATGTCCAACTAACCACTACCTTAATCGACCCTTATGGGATCATAACGGATTCTGCTACCGGAGCGGTTATCACCGGTGCTGATGTAACCTTGTATTATGCCGATACTGAGCGAAACAAAGCCGCTGGAAAAATTCCGGATTCATTAGTAGAACTGCCTATTATTGAGGGGTTCGAGCCAAACGATAATAAAAATCCCCAAATCAGTGATCTAAGCGGCGCCTATGGATTCATGGTATTCCCCACTTCAGACTACTATATTGTGGCAACAAAGGATGGGTATGATCAATTCAGGAGTCCGACCATACCAGTAGAACAAGACATTGTAAAACTAGACTTTAAAATGAATCAACCCAGAGTTGGTGTAACCAGACTTGCCGGCTTAACGAAAGTGGATACCGCTCTGGAAATTGCCAAAGCAAGCTATACCGGAAAGATTTCCAACGTGATCTTGGCAACTGCCGATAACTTCCCCGATGCCCTGGCAGGAAGCGTCCTAGGCTATAAGCTGAATGCACCCATCCTGCTGGTTGGAAGCAGTGAAGAGGATCATACCAAAGTCATTACTTATCTGAAAGACTACCTGGATCCCCAAGGAACAGTCAATATTTTAGGGGGCAGGGCAGCGGTCAGTGCTGCTGTGGAAGGCAAAATTTTGGCTAGTGGATTTTCTCAGATCAAGAGATTAGGTGGATTCGACCAATATGAAACAGCCCTGAAAATTGCCAATGAATTAGATCTTTTGACAGGAACTCCCGTCGTACTGGCCTATGGGGAAAACTATCCAGACGCCTTATCTATAAGCAGCGCGGCAGCGGCCATGCAGTATCCCATACTATTAGTAGGAAAAGATGGAATCAGCGAGGGAGTCAAGGAAAAAATCGCGGAACTAAAGCCGATCAGGGTCTATATCATAGGGGGGCAAGCGGTTGTAGGCAGAGCCGTTGAGGATCAAGTGTCTGAGCTGATACCCCTGGGAAAAAGTGCTATTGTAAGACTCAGTGGCGTGGATCGCTATGAGACTTCATCTGCCGTAGCAAACTACTTCAAGTTAGCCGGGCGAACGATTAGTGTGGCAACCGGCGAGAACTTCCCGGATGCTCTGGCAGGTAGTGCTTATGCAGCAAACTTCAATGCTCCGATTATTTTAGTCGATGACAAGCTCTCAGAAACTATACTGAATTATCTTGAGACCAAAAAAATGACTGGAGCGACCATTTTCGGAGGAGAGTTCGTCATCAGTAAAGCCGTTGAGCAGCAGCTAGAACAATTGCTCGGGAAATAG